A region from the Indicator indicator isolate 239-I01 chromosome 4, UM_Iind_1.1, whole genome shotgun sequence genome encodes:
- the SPINT1 gene encoding kunitz-type protease inhibitor 1: MARGSPGPWFVLCVCLVLAVDFSKGQEEKPFGERCLEDFTAGMPDFVLDTDASVQNGATFLSSPMVHRSRDCMRACCKDPTCNLALVEQVPGTEDDRIQGCFLLNCLYEQAFVCRFARKIGFVNFLRKDVYDSYQTMQNHGSSDDHPPIARTGKDMRVQPGEPVLLRGTESTDDRGIVRYEWKQILGDTSVEMKNHEEDQVEISNLQAGTYVFQLTVTDTAQQQDFTNITIMVLNSEQTEEHCLTPKKVGWCRGSFPRWFYNPSLQQCEEFIFGGCKPNKNNYLREEECKLACKNVRGSVGGRQEPVCNGNCQSPFFRCKDGCCIDAYLECDETLDCADGSDEMYCEQYAREFNRLQKINVTHKQGHCVDLPDTGQCTESIPRWYYNPFSEKCDPFTYGGCGGNNNNFQREEECMKSCSGITKADVIGRRWEFESQNDTLSAFEVVIAVLLGICIMVVLVIIGYFFLKKRKNSRRRQPATATNSTLSTTEDTEHLFYSSATKPV; encoded by the exons ATGGCTAGAGGGAGTCCAGGTCCGTGGTTTGTGCTCTGCGTCTGCTTGGTGCTGGCGGTGGACTTCAGCAAAGGGCAGGAGGAAAAACCCTTTGGTGAAAGGTGCCTGGAGGACTTCACAGCAGGGATGCCAGATTTCGTGCTGGATACGGACGCCTCTGTCCAGAATGGAGCCACTTTCTTATCATCCCCCATGGTCCATCGGAGCAGGGACTGCATGAGAGCCTGCTGTAAGGACCCCACTTGTAACCTAGCTCTTGTGGAGCAGGTCCCGGGCACAGAGGATGACCGCATCCAGGGCTGTTTTCTCCTCAACTGTCTCTACGAGCAAGCTTTCGTCTGCAGGTTTGCCAGGAAGATCGGCTTTGTGAACTTCTTGAGGAAGGACGTGTACGATTCCTACCAGACAATGCAGAATCACGGATCTAGTG ATGACCATCCTCCGATCGCCCGCACTGGCAAGGACATGAGGGTGCAGCCCGGGgagccagtgctgctgaggggcaCAGAGAGCACGGACGACCGAGGGATAGTCAGATACGAATGGAAGCAGATCCTTGGTGACACCTCAGTGGAGATGAAG AATCATGAAGAAGATCAGGTAGAAATCTCCAACCTGCAGGCGGGGACTTACGTCTTCCAGCTTACTGTCACGGACACTGCACAACAGCAGGACTTTACCAACATCACCATCATGGTGCTGAATTCTGAGCAGACTGAAG AGCACTGTTTGACTCCTAAGAAGGTGGGTTGGTGCCGAGGATCTTTTCCACGTTGGTTTTACAACCCAAGCCTTCAGCAGTGTGAGGAATTCATTTTTGGTGGCTGCAAGCCCAACAAGAATAACTACTTACGAGAGGAGGAGTGTAAGCTTGCCTGCAAGAATGTTAGAG GTTCTGTTGGTGGGCGACAAGAGCCAG TGTGCAATGGGAACTGCCAGTCCCCCTTCTTCAGATGCAAGGATGGCTGCTGCATTGATGCCTATCTGGAGTGTGATGAAACTCTTGACTGCGCTGATGGATCGGACGAGATGTACTGTGAACAAT ACGCTCGTGAGTTCAACCGACTGCAGAAGATCAACGTCACACATAAGCAAG GTCACTGCGTGGACTTGCCTGATACTGGACAGTGCACTGAGAGCATTCCCCGCTGGTACTATAACCCATTCTCTGAGAAGTGTGATCCCTTCACCTATGGGGGCTGTGgtggcaacaacaacaactttCAAAGGGAGGAAGAGTGTATGAAATCATGTTCAGGCATCACAA AAGCGGATGTCATTGGCCGGAGATGGGAATTTGAATCCCAAAATGATACCTTAA GTGCCTTTGAGGTCGTGAttgctgtgctcctggggaTCTGTATCATGGTGGTCCTGGTGATTATTGGCTACTTcttcctgaagaagaggaagaacagcCGCCGCCGTCAGCCAGCCACTGCTACCAACTCAACCCTTTCCACCACAGAGGACACTGAGCATCTGTTTTACAGCAGTGCCACCAAACCAGTCTGA